A genomic window from Fundidesulfovibrio magnetotacticus includes:
- a CDS encoding AMP-binding protein has protein sequence MNHHDRERFWAERARELVLWSEPWTRACPTSMEQAPDWFEGASLDVSANCLDRHLAAGRADVPALIWQGEPEGDAVTLTYAGLSAEVRRASVVLAGLGVSKGDVVGLSLPALPELVVAMLALARLGAVHLVFPAGLSPAVVSERLEACRARLFITADGCFKAGRAVAVSQPDGGPRRVIVRRTGQPLENARPDDLWWSELMDAHPTPPFLPAAVHGARDPLFILYTSGSSGRPKGVVHAAGGFLTACAYSARQAFGVGPGMTLWCLAEPGWIMGHAYAVYAPLCLGAATLLYEGSPSHPQPDRLWRIAQKHQVATLITTPAVTGQLMREGEAWPAARDLPALRLVASVGEKLTPENRRWLSRCVAKGRAPVVDAWGQTETGGVLMISGSQGGLAPLTGVDLVAGQDQRLVLESPWPGLARSLVDGQALPTAGGYDTGDLARLSQDGKILVLGRSELAGCELPLVHVEEAVASHPDVAEAAAVGSGGQVVVYATLKAEAQDPQAAPADIAALVRRELPDQSFPLDVRVVEELPKTRSGKIARHALRQAAEGRAGDVSGLADPSVMTQLLGGTDGLF, from the coding sequence ATGAACCATCACGACCGCGAACGCTTCTGGGCCGAGCGCGCCCGCGAACTGGTCCTCTGGAGCGAGCCCTGGACCAGGGCCTGTCCCACTTCCATGGAGCAGGCCCCCGACTGGTTCGAGGGGGCCTCCCTGGACGTGAGCGCCAACTGCCTGGACCGCCACCTCGCGGCCGGACGCGCCGACGTGCCCGCGCTCATCTGGCAGGGCGAGCCCGAGGGCGACGCCGTCACGCTCACCTACGCCGGGCTCTCGGCCGAGGTGCGCCGCGCCTCCGTGGTGCTGGCGGGCCTGGGCGTCTCCAAGGGCGACGTGGTGGGCCTCTCCCTGCCCGCCCTGCCCGAGCTGGTGGTGGCCATGCTGGCCCTGGCGCGTCTGGGCGCGGTGCACCTGGTGTTCCCGGCCGGGCTCTCCCCGGCGGTGGTCTCGGAGCGTCTGGAGGCCTGCCGGGCCAGGCTCTTCATCACCGCCGACGGCTGCTTCAAGGCCGGGCGCGCCGTGGCCGTGAGCCAGCCAGACGGCGGCCCGCGCCGCGTGATCGTGCGCCGCACCGGCCAGCCCCTGGAGAACGCCCGCCCCGACGACCTCTGGTGGAGCGAACTCATGGACGCCCACCCCACGCCGCCCTTTTTGCCCGCCGCCGTGCACGGCGCCCGGGACCCCCTCTTCATCCTGTACACCTCGGGCTCCTCGGGGCGTCCCAAGGGCGTGGTCCATGCGGCCGGGGGGTTCCTCACGGCCTGCGCCTACTCGGCGCGCCAGGCCTTCGGCGTCGGGCCGGGCATGACCCTGTGGTGCCTGGCCGAACCGGGATGGATCATGGGGCACGCCTATGCCGTCTACGCCCCCCTGTGCCTGGGCGCGGCCACGCTCCTCTACGAGGGATCGCCCAGCCACCCCCAGCCAGACCGCCTCTGGCGCATCGCCCAGAAGCACCAGGTGGCCACGCTCATCACCACCCCGGCCGTCACGGGCCAGCTCATGCGCGAGGGCGAGGCCTGGCCCGCCGCGCGCGACCTGCCCGCCCTGCGGCTGGTGGCCAGCGTGGGCGAGAAGCTCACCCCCGAGAACCGGCGCTGGCTCTCGCGCTGCGTGGCCAAGGGCCGCGCCCCCGTGGTGGACGCCTGGGGCCAGACCGAAACCGGCGGCGTGCTCATGATCTCGGGCAGCCAGGGCGGGCTCGCCCCGCTCACGGGCGTGGACCTGGTCGCCGGGCAGGACCAGCGCCTCGTGCTGGAAAGCCCCTGGCCGGGGCTGGCGCGCTCCCTGGTGGACGGCCAAGCCCTGCCCACCGCCGGGGGGTACGACACCGGCGACCTGGCCCGGCTCTCCCAGGACGGCAAGATCCTCGTGCTGGGGCGTTCCGAGCTGGCCGGGTGCGAACTGCCCCTGGTGCACGTGGAGGAGGCCGTGGCCTCCCACCCCGACGTGGCCGAGGCGGCGGCCGTGGGCAGCGGCGGTCAGGTGGTGGTCTACGCCACGCTCAAGGCCGAGGCCCAGGACCCCCAGGCCGCGCCCGCGGACATCGCGGCCCTGGTGCGCCGCGAACTGCCGGACCAGAGCTTCCCCCTGGACGTGCGCGTGGTGGAGGAGCTCCCCAAGACCCGCTCCGGCAAGATCGCCCGCCACGCCCTGCGCCAGGCCGCCGAGGGCCGCGCGGGCGACGTGTCCGGGCTGGCCGATCCCTCCGTGATGACGCAACTTCTCGGCGGAACGGACGGCCTTTTTTGA